gaaacttACTACATCTCCCTTGGTTTTTATTCCTCCTGTCTCTTCTTTTCCcccacttttttcttcttttttccagcAGCTCTCTTCCATCCAGTTCACTTTTCTTTTAcatccttcctccctctctaAGACACCATCAACAACAGAAATTAAACTGTATTATCTAAATTGATTTTGAACACAGTAGGGATACAGTTCTGGCTAATAGAGTTTAAACACAGTCTCTCTGACCAATGTGTACCAGACATAACTGTTTAAAACAGTATTCTAAAAACACTCTATAGATGTTACATCTTACGCTGAAATGGTTTAATTTCCAGTGTGAATGGGCCAATATTGCTCTCCTCAATTATTCCCATTTTCTTCTCTATTACTCCTGCCTTCTCCTTGCATTCTCACTTCCACTAAGGCTCCACTCCCTCCACACTGCTCTCTTCTTGGCTTCCCCcatgccttcccctccccattcctcTTTGGGGCTGTGCTCTGCTCtgaatgggtatgtctacactaggaaaaaggtgtgtttttacagcaTGATAGCTAATACATTAACTTGTAAAATCCTAGTGCCGACTGGATAAGTTGCCATTTTACCTCCATGTAGCTGGTCCTAACTTGCCCTGCCTATAGTAGGATTTTAGTTTGTTAGCTATTACTTTGGGAAAACATATCTCTTTtttccactctctctctcatccagGGCCATTATCAGTTTGCCATGGAGTCAGGGAGTTGAAGTGAGTGCATGTGAAGACCATTATGGTTGCCCAAATACTTGCCGTTCTAGCCTGTGTTACAGCAACACTTCCATGCTCACTTTCATAATCTGTTCTGCAGGAAACAAGGGGCAGGGTCGGGGTTCAAAGGAGATATCATACTATGGCACTGCTACTATTTCAGCCACAGAAGTTGGGGCATGGCAGGGAAAATTAAGATGATCGTTTTCCCAGATCATCTAGTCAAGCCAGACTTGGCACACATTCACAGTTGTTCTCATGCTGGAGGTTGTCTGGGAAGCATTCCACAAAATGCACCTACTACCAGGGataagctgccaaaatctgaagaaccagttccttcagtcgctctgggtcttcggcggcacttcagcgGTACGCTTCACTTGCTCCGGGTCTTTGGCAGCACTGAAAGACTCGCCGCCGAAGTGTtgccgaagacctggagcgagTGAAGGGGCACCGctaggtgagtaaaaattaaaaagggattctcagccaggggagcctccccagctagGATCTCAGGCGGGCCagacaggatggtcctgcgggacggatgtggcctgcgggacggagtttgcccaccctgtaacaaccggttctaaaccggcttcaaaatttaacaaccggttcacatgaactggtgcgaaccggctccagttCACCACTGGCCTACTACTAACACAGAGTTCTCCCTCAAATGCCCATCCCACATCTATCCTGGGCTTATTTTCATGACATAGCCTGAAATATCCTGAAACGGTCACTGGATAGCCACGATTCTACCCCCAAAGGAAAGCAAATCTCCCAGATTTGACTTGGATTTATATCAAATGGATTCCTTATGTAAAGGGGCTGTGATTCAAACACTCACATCTTTGACCTGGCAAATGAAGCTAACCAATCTGCCTGTAATGGATATGTTTTGGTAATATAGCTTCAAGAGGCATGCTAAGAGTGGTCAGTGGTCAGTGACCAGCTACTTGACTGTCATGGACCAAAAGGTCTTACATAAAATAGGGGAGACCAAGAAAGCTCTGGACAACTTGGAATTCAGTAACAGAGATGAGCTTCAGCAAGGACTTAAGCAGCTGAGAAGCAATCTTGAGAAGTGTCACACAGCACTATGGAATTCAGCCACCTAGATGTGGAATTGGGACAGCCAGAGGTCTTGGGTAAGACTAGATAACTGAAACAGTTTGTACCCTGTTAGTGATCCAGAAAAAACAGGAGGGAAGAAGTCAGGCTGCCCCAGCTGAAATCATGCAAAAACTCCTGGGAGACTTTTTTGGCTCAGTTCATCACCATCCAAATGAATGGCTGGGAGGATGTTCAGAGAGGGGTGGTTTCTACCAGCCAACTTGAATGGCCCAGCTCTGATAGTGCTGCAGACCTTACCCCCAGAAAaaagactgagccctggtctacactaggactttaggtcgaatttagcagcgttaaatcgatgtaaacctgcacccgtccacacaatgaagccctttatttcgacttaaagggctcttaaaatcgatttccttactccacccctgacaagtggattagcgcttaaatcgacgttgccggctcgaatttggggtactgtggacacaattcgatggtattggcctccgggagctatcccagagtgctccattatgaccgctctggacagcactctcaactcagatgaactggccaggtagacaggaaaagaaccgcgaacttttgaatctcatttcatgtttggccagcgtggcaagctgcaggtgaccatgcagagctcatcagcagaggtgaccatgatggagtcccagaatcgcaaaagagctccagcatggaccgaacgggaggtacgggatctgatcgctgtttggggagaggaatccgtgctatcagaactccgttccagttttcgaaatgccaaaacttttgtcaaaatctcccagggcatgaaggacagaggccataacagggacccgaagcagtgccgcgtgaaactgaaggagctgaggcaagcctaccagaaaaccagagaggcgaacagccgctctgggtcagagccccaaacatgccgcttctatgatgagctgcatgccattttagggggttcagccaccactaccccagccgtgttgtttgactccttcaatggagaaggaggcaatacggaagcaggttttggggacgaagaagatgatgaggaggaggaggttgtagatagctcacagcaagcaagcggagaaaccggttttcccgacagccaggaactgtttctcaccctagacctggagccagtaccccccgaacccacccaaggctgcctcctggacccagcaggtggagaagggacctctggtgagtgtaccttttaaaatactatacatggtttaaaagcaagcacgtgaaaggattactttgccctggcatttgcggttctcctagatgtagtcctaaagcctttgcaaaaggtttctggggagggcagccttattgcgtccttcatggtaggacactttaccactccaggccagtaacacgtactcgggaatcattgtagaacaaagcattgcagtgtatgtttgctggcattcaaacaacatccgttctttatctctctgtgttatcctcaggagagtgagatataattcatggtcacctggttgaaatagagtgcttttcttcaggggacactcagaggagcccattcctgctgggctgtttgcctgtggctaaacagaaatgttccccgctgttagccacagggaggggggaaggttgagggggtagtcacgcggtgggaggaggcaaaatgcgaccttgtaacgaaagcacatgtgctatgtatgtaatgttaacagcaaggtttaccctgaaagagtgtagccactgttttataaaatgtgtctttttaaataccgctgtctctttttttttctccaccagctgcatgtgtttcaatgatcacaggatcttctccttcccagaggctagtgaagcttagaaagaaaaaaaaacacactcgcgatgaaatgttctccgagctcatgctgtcctcccacactgacagagcacagacgaatgcgtggaggcaaataatgtcagagtgcaggaaagcacaaaatgaccgggaggagaggtggcgggctgaagagagtaagtggcgggctgaagagagtaagtggcaggctgaagacagggctgaagctcaaatgtggcggcagcgtgatgagaggaggcaggattcaatgctgaggctgctgcaggaccaaaccagtatgatccagtgtatggttgagctgcagcaaaggcagctggagcacagactgccactgcagcccctctgtaaccaaccgccctcctccccaagttccatagcctccacacccagacgcccaagaatgcggtgggggggcctccggccaaccagccactccaccacagaggattgcccaaaaaaaagaaggctgtcattcaataaattttaaagttgtaaacttttaaagtgctgtgcttaaagtgctgtgtggcattttccttccctcctccaccacccctcctgggctaccttggtagtcatccccctatttgtgtgatgaatgaataaagaatgcatgaatgtgaagcaacaatgactttattgcctctgcaagcggtgattgaagggaggaggggcgggtggttagcttacagggaagtagagtgaaccaagtggtggggggtttcatcaaggagaaacaaacagaactttcacaccgtagcctggccagtcatgaaactggttttcaaagcttctctgatgcgtaccgcgccctcctgtgatcttctaaccaccctggtgtctggctgcgcgtaaccagcagccaggtgatttacctcaacctcccaccccaccataaacgtctcccccttactctcacaaatattgtggagcacacagcaagcagtaagaatattggtttcgctgaggtctaagcgagtcagtaaactgcgccagcgcgcctttaaacgtccaaatgcacattctaccaccattctgcacttgctcagcctgtagttgaacagctcctgactactgtccaggctgcctgtgtacggcttcatgagccatggcattaaggggtaggctgggtccccaaggatacatataggcatttcaacatccccaacagttattttctggtctgggaataaagtcccttcctgcagcttttgaaacagaccagagttcctgaagatgcgagcatcatgcacctttcccggccatcccacgttgatgttggtgaaacgtcccttgtgatccaccagagcttgcagcactatcgaaaagtaccccttgcggtttatgtactcggcggcttggtgctccggtgccaagatagggatatgggttccgtctatagccccaccacagttagggaatcccattgcagcaaagccatccactatgacctgcacatttcccagggtcactacccttgatatcagcagatctttgattgcgtgggctacttgcatcacagcagcccccacagtagatttgcccactccaaattgattcccaactgaccggtagctgtctggcgttgcaagcttccacagggctatcgccactcacttctcaactgtgagggctgctctcatcttggtattcatgcgcctcagggcaggggaaagcaagtcacaaagttccatgaaagtgcccttacgcatgcgaaagtttcgcagccactgggaatcgtcccagacctgcaacactgtgcggtcccaccagtctgtgcttgtttcccgagcccagaatcggagttccacagcatgaacctgccccattagcaccatgatgcatgcattggcagggcccatgctttcagagaaatctgtgtccatgtcctgatcactcacgtgaccgcgctgacgtcgcctcctcgcccggtatcgctttgccaggttctggtgctgcatatactgctggataatgcgtgtggtgtttaatgtgctcctaattgccaaagtgagctgagcggcctccatgcttgccttggtatggcatccgcacagaaaaaaggcgcggaacgattgtctgccgttgctctgacggagggaggggcgactgacgacacggcttacagggttggcttcagggagctaaaatcaacaaagggggtgtctgtacatcaaggagtatttcaggcaggacttcacggagggttccaataagaaatggtgcacctaagttatcgttcttattggaacaaggaggttagcctggcctctgattgatacatggctagatttacctcgctgcaccttctctgtgagtgactgcagtgtgacctagaagaatgagtcccctagacaggggagggggggaagcaaatgagtacaaaacaaatctggtctatttcttgttttgatccactccatctatcttttacatctttggctggcagcagacggtgcagaagtactgcatgccatccacatctcatggctgctcggcagaagatggtacagtacgactgctagccatcctcatctcttgcctgcctggcagaagatggtacaatacgactactagcaatcctcatctcttgcctgcctggcagaagatggtacagtacgactgcccgctcaccataagacggttcaataggactgactgcaggactaaagagaatgacctggtcaagtcactccaaatttagtccctgtgcccatgtctgcccaggcgctcccagccgacgtggccaggagcacctcggacacgacaaggacaactaccagtcgtattgcaccgtctgctaccacaaggcaaggggttgctgctactgtgcagcaatgccataccgcgtctgccagcacccaggagacatagggtgacggttacctgagcgggctccatgcttgccgtggtatggcgtctgcacaggtaactcaggaaaaaaggcgcgaaacgattgtctgcccttgctttcacggcgggagggagggaacgggggcctgacgatacgtacccagaaccacccgcgacaatgttttagccccatcagagtgctccattttgactgctctggacagcactctcagatgcccgattgtttgccgttgctctgacgccgggaggggcgactgaggacacggcttacagggttggcttcagggagctaaaatcaacaaagggggtgtctttacatcaaggagtatttcaggcagaacttcacggagggttccaataagaaatggtgcacctaagttatcgttcttattggaacaagaaggttagcctggcctctgattgatacatggctagatttacctcgctgcaccttctctgtgagtgactgcagtgtgacctagaagaatgagtcccctagacaggggagggggggaagcaaatgagtacaaaacaaatctggtctatttcttgttttgatccactccatctatcttttacatctttggctggcagcagacggtgcagaaggactgcatgccatccacatctcatggctgctcggcagaagatggtacagtacgactgctagcagtccgtatcgcctgcccgctcaccataagacggttcaataggactgactgcaggactaaagagaatgacctggtcaagtcactccaaatttagtccctgtgcccatgtctgcccaggcgctcccagccgacgtggccaggagcacctcggacatgacgatgacggctaccagtcgtactgtaccgtctgctaccacaaggcaaggggttgctgctactgtgtagcaatgccataccgcgtctgccagcacccaggagacatagggtgacggttacctgagcgggctccatgcttgccgtgatatggcgtctgcacaggtaactcaggaaaaaaggcgcgaaacgattgtctgcccttgctttcacagcaggagggagggatcgggggcctgacgatatgtacccaggaccacccgcgacaatgttttagccccatcaggcattgggatctcaacccagaattccaatgggcagcggagactgggtaactgtgggatagctacccacagtgcaacgctccggaagtcgactctagcctcggtactgtggaagcgctccaccgagttaatgcacttaatgcacttagagcattttctgtggggacacacacactcgaatatataaaaccgatttctaaaaaaacgacttctataaattcgaccttattccgtagtgtagacataccctgagttatCCAGGTCTGGTACAAGCACTTGAAATATGGCTGGGATCCAGCCAGCAATCTGCTGGCCAGTCCACAGCTGAGAAGtagaatgacagagaaagaaaatacTCCACCTGAATAAGCAGAGGATATGTAGAGACTTGTTTTCCTGGCATATCCAGTTATCAATAAGGAATTCCAGGATAAACTGGCAATGGACAAATTTCTACATTATTAGCTGGATTTAGAGTTGCAGGTCAAGATCAAcaaaagggaagcaaagagactgTGAGAAGCTATGGAATTTACCATGGAACTTGAATCTTTCCCTGCAGCAGTACACCAGGAGAGGGAGCAGCTACTAGTGAGGAAAATGAAAGCTTATTGCCACGAGCCTTTTAAGTGCATCTCTGTGTCTAATATGTATGATGAAagggggggttctgatctggtTCAATTATTAGAAAAAGTGATTAATTTGTTTTGTAAAACAAGGGAAATGGGCGATAATGCAAAAATTAAGTGAACCAGTTCAGTTAAATACTGGTACTGTGAAATAATTGACCACAAAAAGCAGGATTGTTGTAAATATAAGGTTGGCCAGAGCAGAGTCACAAATGCCTATTGAAAGTCCCTCTCCCAGTTCAGGAAACaggaatataagaatggccatactgcaggcgtggccaacctgtggctctggagccacatgcagctccttgtataggcaccgactccagggctggacctacaggcgccaactttccaacgtGCCAGggtgtgctcactgctcaacccctggttctgccacaggccctgtccaCACTTCATCCCCTCCCATCCCTCCcgtgagcctgccatgcccttgctccttctcctccccccctccagagcctcctgcatgccacaaaacagctgatcgggaggtgcagggagggagggggaggcactgatccgcGGGGCTGCCGGTGAACGGGaagcactgggagcagggggagggggagagctgatggggggctgctgatgtattactgtggctctttggcaatgtatattggtaaattccggctccttctcaggctcgggTAGGCCATCCCTGAtattaggtcagaccaatggtccatctagcccagtatcttgtcttccgacagtggtcagggccagctgcttcagaggaaattaacagaacagggcaattatcgagtgatccctcctctgtcatccagttccagcttccggtagtcagaggtttagggatgcccagagcatggggttgtgttcctAAGCAtctgggctaatagccatttatggacccatcctccatgaatttatctaattcttttttgaacccagttatatttttgaccTTCATAACATCCCTTGGAAACGAGTTCCATAGactgactgtatgttgtgtgaagaagtactaccttatatttgttttaaacctgctgaccattaatttcattgggtgaccattggttcttgtgttatgtgaaagagtaaataacacttcctccacaccagtcatgattttatagaccgctatcatatcccccctgagtcgtctcttttctaagatgaacagtccacatctttttaatctctccttgtatgaaAGCTGTttcagatccctaatcattttggttgcccttctctgtattttttcgaatacttttttgagatggggcgaccagaactgcatgcaaggtgtgggcgtaccatggatactggcattatgatatcttctgtcttattatctatctctttcctaatggttcctaaaactctgttagcttttttgactgccgcagcACACAGAGCAGccattttcagagaattatccatgatCACTCTAAGAGTTCTTTCTtgagttaatttagaccccatcactttgtatgtatAAGTGGGACTATGCTTTCCAGTGTGtatattactttgtatttatcaatattaaatgtcatttgccattttgttacccagttttgtgagatccctttctaACACTTCACAActaactttggacttaactatcttgagtaattttgtattgtttgcaaactttgccacctcactgttcacccctgtttccagatcatttctgaatatatTGAGCAGCCCTGGTCCCACTACAGATCCTTGGaagaccctgctatttacctctctccactgtgaaaactgaccatttattcctaccctttgtttctgtcctttaaccagttactgagataaccttccctcttaccccatgactgcttactttgcttaagagcctttggtgtgggacggtatcaaaggctttctgaaagtccaagtacactatagcaactggatcacccttatgcacatgcttgttgaccccctcaaggaattctaatagattggtgaggcaagatttgcctttacaaaagccattttGACACTTCCCCAGCATATTGTGAAGCTAAGGCGCAAAGCTTGGAGCTATAAGGATCAACCCCACAGGTTTTGTTTAGATTTGGGCAGTTCAACAACAACAGTAGGAGTCTGGCTATGGAATGTGTAAGAGGACCTGTGAACTACAGGGAATAGTAAACACTGGCTCAAACATAACTAGACTAGACATTGTAAAACGGCTAGGGAATAGAGGATCTGAAAATTAATCACCTAATTAGTCCAAAATGGAGGCAGTGACTGGGCAATGTGCACCAATCCAAAACTGGGAAAACTGGGTTCTCAAATTCAAGCAAGAAGTCTGGATAGCCAAGATAATAGTCAAGCTGATAATTGGTTTGTATTTAATTATGGTTAACAATTGTGTAATAAAAGTCAGGAAATATCTTATGAATTCAATCTATGGACCTTCCCTTTAAATATATGGCTCAGGTGAAGCAAATGATTTCTTGGCAATTGGTTTGTAGTGAACACTGCTATACCAGGACATGGCTGCCTGGCCATCAAAGTTCTCTGCCTACCTGATAGTCTATACAACTGGTGATTCTAGCTTCTtttcaaataaatacaaaactgtGTCCAGATTCTGAGCCTGGTACATGAAAGTTTGGACACAGGTTTAAGTTACTTATCTACCAATGTGAATAAATTGAAAATTAATTCCTATGAAGTGATAGGTTTGGATAATAGAAGTTGTGAATGTGAAACATACTACTTCTGGTGGCAATGATTTATCTATTGGAAAACAATGCCATGATCAGAAACTTGTTACTTTTagaaatccaaaaaaaaaaaaaaagaaatcagagatTTAGCTAGCTggattggttgttttttttttactctaaatTTCTATCTGGCTTATTTGGCTTTGTACTACTACAATCTCCCTTGAAATAGCCAGAATGCTATCTGCTAGATCTTCCAAATGTACTTCCCCACATATGTTTGATTTCATATATATAACAGAATCTTCATAATAAAATCTTTAAACTAGCTCATGAAATGATTGAAGTGGAATTTTCTGGTTCCGGAATCTAGTATTTATCCTAACTACACCTTTTTAAAGAGATGACACAGCTTTGCCGCAGCTAAACAGAGGTTAGAGAACATTGGTACTATAAGCAGTCATTTTCCATCCGGCTAAGCTTTCTTTGGAATGTGGCTGTCAATTTTTCCTGTTTCAGACCCTGAAGGAAGTATCCACATTCATTCAACCTAAAGACGCCAAACTCTTGGGACTCCTCTGAGCAAAATATGCCAGAAGGTGGAGTGAGAAACTGTAATTATAATCTGTGGAGTGCCTAAGGACAATCTCTTTAATTAACTAGATACATTCCACCGCTACTAAATGTAGTCTGTTCatgttttgaaatgtttattttgtcCTATGTACTCACAGCTTTTTATGCTATTGACAAACACACAAAATGTGCATCCAGTAAGTATGCTAAGTGAAACAAGGAGAACCATCCATTTCTAAAGAGCCCACAACCAGGTTCTGTGCACTCCAAGGAACACTTAATTAAGATATTGAGTATTTATTGTTAGATGTTGTTGACATAAATGTAATGCTTCTTAGATCCTAGTAGTAGCTGTTTCATTATAGTCCTTGTAAATACCATACATGCAAATAGAGACTATACCAATTTGCACATGTGCATCCAGTAAGTATGCTAAGTGAAACAAGGAGAACCATCCATTTCTAAAGAGCCCACAACCAGGTTCTGTGCACTCCAAGGAACACTTAATTAAGATATTGAGTATTTATTGTTAGATGTTGTTGACATAAATGTAATGCTTCTTAGATCCTAGTAGTAGCTGTTTCATTATAGTCCTTGTAAATACCATACATGCAAATAGAGACTATACCAATTTGCACAGTTtctatattaaaatacataaattacTGAGTGAGAGGGGACAGGTCCCGGTTGATGGGTCTTTGTGGAGTTAAGGTTGTGGACAGGTTAACCCTATGAAGAGGACATGGAGCCATCCCAAAGCTCTCTCTCTGGAGGAATATGTTCTAGTAGCTATCAGCTCCCAAACCTTCTGCATCAGGCAGGTGCAGTTTAACCATGGT
Above is a window of Caretta caretta isolate rCarCar2 chromosome 2, rCarCar1.hap1, whole genome shotgun sequence DNA encoding:
- the LOC142070741 gene encoding uncharacterized protein LOC142070741, with the protein product MFGQRGKLQVTMQSSSAEVTMMESQNRKRAPAWTEREVRDLIAVWGEESVLSELRSSFRNAKTFVKISQGMKDRGHNRDPKQCRVKLKELRQAYQKTREANSRSGSEPQTCRFYDELHAILGGSATTTPAVLFDSFNGEGGNTEAGFGDEEDDEEEEVVDSSQQASGETGFPDSQELFLTLDLEPVPPEPTQGCLLDPAGGEGTSAACVSMITGSSPSQRLVKLRKKKKHTRDEMFSELMLSSHTDRAQTNAWRQIMSECRKAQNDREERWRAEESKWRAEESKWQAEDRAEAQMWRQRDERRQDSMLRLLQDQTSMIQCMVELQQRQLEHRLPLQPLCNQPPSSPSSIASTPRRPRMRWGGLRPTSHSTTEDCPKKRRLSFNKF